A genomic region of Cyanobacteria bacterium QS_8_64_29 contains the following coding sequences:
- a CDS encoding ribosome maturation factor RimP — protein MSHPLVPQLTAQARPIARELGLELVEVAFQPHQSPPVVHVAVRNPHADTSLDDCERMSRALEAQLDAEELVPSAYLLEVSSPGVPKQLTTDREFASFKGFAVRVRTSEPYKGRREWCGNLQGRDADTLYLNQKGKPVRIPRRAIAAVMLDSPS, from the coding sequence ATGAGCCACCCGCTCGTGCCGCAGCTGACAGCGCAAGCACGTCCCATCGCCCGCGAGCTGGGCCTGGAACTGGTTGAGGTTGCCTTCCAGCCCCACCAGAGCCCGCCGGTGGTGCACGTTGCGGTGCGCAACCCGCACGCCGATACGAGCTTGGATGACTGCGAGCGCATGAGCCGCGCGCTCGAAGCCCAACTCGATGCCGAAGAGCTCGTTCCGAGTGCCTATCTTTTGGAGGTCTCGAGTCCGGGGGTTCCCAAACAACTCACCACCGATCGCGAGTTTGCCTCGTTTAAGGGGTTTGCCGTGCGCGTGCGCACGAGCGAGCCCTACAAGGGCCGCCGGGAGTGGTGCGGCAACCTCCAGGGCCGGGACGCCGATACGCTCTATCTCAATCAAAAGGGCAAGCCCGTTCGCATTCCGCGCCGCGCGATCGCCGCGGTGATGCTTGACTCGCCCAGCTAG
- the nusA gene encoding transcription termination/antitermination protein NusA (modifies transcription through interactions with RNA polymerase affecting elongation, readthrough, termination, and antitermination), producing the protein MSLVSLPGLRKMIDDVSESHNLPESVVQEALQEALLKGYERYRRARNLDRYRFSEDYFDNFEVELDPEAEGFRVLATKEIVESVEDSDHQIGLQEVQAVASDVQLGDSVVIDVTPQQQEFGRMAAIQTKQVLLQKLRDQQRRMVQEEFSDLEGTVLPARVLRFERQSVIMAVRSSYNQPEVEAELPRREQLPNDNYRASATFRVFLDRVREGPHRGPQLIVSRAAAGLVAYLFANEVPEIEDEIVRIVAVSREANPSARQAGARTKIAVDTLESDVDPVGACIGARGSRIQAVVNELRGEKIDVIRWSPDPATYITSALSPAQLDRVILQDPDQRQALVLVPDDQLSLAIGKNGQNVRLASRLTGWKIDIKSATAFDSEADASQAPAATQAEADTSDDRGPDVFLMDEPPATGEAIPEAAEGAELESHSERSDR; encoded by the coding sequence ATGTCGCTGGTTAGCTTACCCGGGCTGCGCAAGATGATCGACGATGTCAGCGAGAGCCACAATCTCCCCGAGTCGGTCGTTCAGGAAGCGCTCCAGGAAGCCTTGCTCAAGGGCTACGAGCGCTACCGGCGCGCGCGCAACCTGGATCGCTACCGCTTTAGCGAGGATTACTTCGACAACTTCGAGGTCGAGCTCGACCCCGAGGCCGAAGGCTTCCGCGTCCTCGCCACCAAAGAAATCGTGGAGTCAGTCGAGGACAGCGACCACCAGATCGGTTTGCAAGAGGTGCAAGCGGTAGCCAGCGACGTGCAGCTGGGCGACTCGGTGGTCATCGACGTGACGCCCCAGCAGCAAGAGTTCGGTCGCATGGCCGCCATCCAAACCAAGCAAGTGCTGCTGCAAAAGCTGCGCGACCAGCAGCGCCGGATGGTGCAAGAAGAGTTCAGCGATTTGGAAGGCACCGTCCTGCCAGCGCGCGTGCTGCGCTTCGAGCGGCAGTCGGTCATCATGGCCGTGCGCAGCAGCTACAACCAACCCGAGGTCGAGGCTGAGCTCCCCCGGCGCGAGCAGCTGCCCAACGACAACTACCGCGCCAGCGCTACCTTCCGCGTCTTTTTGGATCGCGTGCGCGAAGGGCCCCACCGCGGCCCGCAGCTGATCGTCTCGCGCGCTGCTGCCGGGTTGGTGGCCTACCTGTTTGCCAACGAAGTGCCCGAGATCGAAGACGAAATCGTGCGCATTGTGGCGGTCTCGCGCGAGGCCAACCCCTCTGCCCGCCAGGCCGGCGCGCGGACTAAAATCGCGGTCGATACCCTCGAGAGCGATGTCGATCCGGTCGGGGCCTGCATCGGCGCCCGAGGCTCGCGCATTCAGGCCGTTGTCAATGAGCTGCGCGGCGAAAAAATTGATGTCATTCGCTGGTCCCCCGATCCGGCCACCTACATCACCAGCGCGCTCAGCCCGGCACAGCTCGATCGCGTCATCCTGCAAGATCCCGACCAGCGGCAGGCCCTGGTTTTGGTACCTGACGATCAGCTCAGTTTGGCCATCGGCAAAAACGGGCAGAACGTTCGCCTGGCCTCCCGCCTGACCGGCTGGAAGATCGACATTAAAAGCGCCACGGCCTTCGATAGCGAAGCCGACGCCTCGCAAGCGCCGGCAGCCACCCAAGCCGAGGCCGATACCAGCGACGATCGCGGCCCGGATGTCTTTTTAATGGATGAGCCGCCGGCCACCGGCGAAGCCATCCCGGAAGCGGCCGAAGGTGCCGAACTCGAATCCCACTCGGAGCGCTCCGACCGTTAG
- a CDS encoding DUF448 domain-containing protein — protein MAESYRRCIGCRQLAPKSALWRIVRTHPSGEVRLDSGMGRSAYLCPQRPCLQAARRKKRLARALKAPVPERIDRALEQHLAAREATEQNRRPAPDGEDASLA, from the coding sequence ATGGCCGAATCCTATCGGCGCTGCATTGGGTGCCGCCAGCTCGCGCCCAAATCGGCACTTTGGCGCATCGTCCGAACGCATCCCAGCGGCGAGGTGCGCTTGGATAGCGGCATGGGGCGCTCGGCCTACCTGTGCCCGCAGCGGCCGTGCCTGCAAGCGGCCCGCCGCAAAAAGCGGCTGGCGCGCGCGCTCAAAGCGCCCGTTCCCGAGCGCATCGACCGAGCGCTGGAGCAGCACCTGGCAGCGCGCGAAGCCACCGAGCAAAACCGCCGGCCAGCGCCCGATGGTGAGGATGCTTCGTTAGCATGA
- a CDS encoding translation initiation factor IF-2 produces MTDGKIRIYELSRELKLKNKEILRLCEELDIAVKSHSSTITASQAEQIRTAAGRLRASDGGAGSRGKPSGTNRRRSATNGRSGANQQPGSQQEILAVRKRSQAASATAGSAEAQGGQSQSPQPPQSPQPPQAAPEPSKAPAAQSPQKPELAGPPKPAQPQASRPQQAAAPPSETTEAAASTQPAVKPATPPQPPPQRNKPQRPERPQSPPSAKTSEPSKTEPAARPSGEPSTTPKPKRPETAAPKQDERPERQAGKPPKSGRTKRPKPKVEEDEASLDMAQLETETAEPTESSAPAQSTSARSLERPSRPGSQATKAPATKAPSRPKKPTRKPSAAKSQARQQQRRQEPAEPQLPDKVVLERELTVRELAERLNIAETDIVKQLFFQGVAANVTQTLDSATARAVAEERGVTIETPERSSAAQKSEMLDSEDLEYLQLRPPVVTVMGHVDHGKTSLLDAIRQTKVVEGEAGGITQHVGAYHVNVEQEGETKQVVFLDTPGHEAFTAMRARGARITDIAVLVVAADDGVKPQTQEAVSHAQAAGIPIVVALNKVDKPEADPDRVKQELTELDLIPEEWGGQTVVVPVSAVQGENLDSLLEMLLLVAEIEELSANPQRPAKGTVIEAHLDRARGPVATLLVQNGTLRVGDPIVAGWVFGKVRALTDDRGERVEAASPSFAVEVLGLGDVPSAGDEFEAFRDERAARETAEERSEQQRERRLQQAMSRRVTLSGLSTQAQQGELKELNLVIKTDVQGTVEAILGALQQLPQKEVQVRVLLAAPCEISEADIDLAAASGAIVVGFNTSLASGARNTADREGVDIREYEVIYKLVDDIQGAMEGLLEPEEVEQPLGEAEVRAVFPVGRGTVAGCYIRSGRVARNRNIRVRRGDAVIYEGNLDSLKRVQDDVKEVSAGYECGIGAHKFNDWQEGDTIEAYEMVVQRRSLADKKQ; encoded by the coding sequence ATGACCGACGGCAAGATTCGCATTTACGAACTCTCGCGGGAGCTCAAGCTCAAAAACAAAGAGATCTTGCGCCTCTGCGAGGAGCTCGATATTGCGGTCAAAAGCCACAGCAGCACGATTACTGCCTCGCAAGCCGAGCAGATCCGGACGGCAGCCGGCCGGTTGCGCGCTAGCGATGGCGGTGCTGGCAGTCGGGGCAAGCCGTCCGGTACCAACCGCCGCCGCTCCGCTACCAACGGGCGCTCGGGCGCAAACCAGCAGCCAGGGAGCCAACAAGAGATCCTCGCCGTTCGCAAGCGCTCCCAGGCTGCTAGCGCAACGGCCGGTTCGGCCGAGGCCCAAGGCGGTCAGTCTCAGTCTCCTCAGCCTCCTCAATCTCCTCAGCCGCCGCAGGCCGCGCCCGAGCCGTCCAAAGCCCCTGCCGCCCAGTCTCCCCAAAAACCGGAGCTCGCCGGTCCGCCCAAGCCTGCCCAGCCGCAAGCGTCCCGTCCCCAACAAGCGGCTGCTCCCCCTAGCGAGACCACCGAAGCTGCAGCAAGCACGCAGCCAGCCGTCAAACCGGCCACACCACCGCAACCGCCGCCCCAACGCAACAAGCCCCAGCGGCCCGAGCGACCGCAATCGCCGCCGAGTGCCAAGACGAGCGAGCCCTCCAAGACCGAGCCGGCCGCCCGCCCGAGCGGCGAGCCCAGCACAACGCCCAAACCCAAGCGACCCGAGACGGCGGCGCCCAAACAAGACGAGCGGCCCGAGCGCCAGGCCGGCAAACCGCCCAAATCCGGACGCACCAAGCGACCCAAGCCCAAAGTCGAGGAGGACGAAGCGTCCCTCGACATGGCCCAGCTCGAGACGGAAACGGCCGAGCCAACCGAGTCCAGCGCTCCAGCACAATCGACCAGCGCGCGATCGCTGGAGCGGCCGTCCAGGCCCGGCTCGCAGGCCACCAAAGCACCGGCAACCAAAGCCCCCAGCCGGCCCAAAAAGCCCACCCGCAAGCCCAGCGCTGCCAAATCGCAAGCGCGGCAGCAGCAGCGCCGTCAGGAGCCGGCAGAACCGCAACTGCCCGATAAAGTCGTTCTGGAGCGCGAGCTCACGGTGCGCGAGCTTGCCGAGCGCTTGAATATCGCCGAAACCGATATTGTCAAGCAGCTGTTTTTCCAGGGGGTTGCAGCCAACGTCACCCAAACCCTCGATAGCGCCACTGCGCGCGCTGTCGCTGAAGAGCGCGGCGTCACCATCGAGACTCCCGAGCGCAGCTCGGCAGCGCAAAAAAGCGAGATGCTCGACAGCGAGGATCTCGAGTACTTGCAGTTGCGCCCGCCGGTGGTCACCGTCATGGGGCACGTCGACCACGGCAAGACCAGCTTGCTCGATGCCATTCGCCAAACCAAAGTGGTGGAGGGCGAAGCCGGCGGCATAACCCAGCACGTGGGGGCCTACCACGTCAATGTCGAGCAGGAAGGCGAGACCAAGCAGGTCGTTTTCCTCGACACCCCCGGCCACGAGGCCTTTACCGCCATGCGGGCGCGCGGCGCGCGCATCACCGATATTGCCGTGCTCGTGGTGGCCGCTGACGATGGCGTCAAGCCCCAAACCCAGGAGGCCGTCAGCCACGCCCAAGCAGCGGGGATCCCCATTGTGGTGGCGCTCAACAAGGTCGACAAACCCGAAGCCGATCCGGATCGGGTCAAGCAAGAGCTCACCGAGCTGGACCTCATCCCCGAAGAGTGGGGCGGCCAAACCGTGGTCGTTCCGGTAAGCGCAGTCCAGGGCGAGAACTTGGACTCGCTACTCGAGATGCTGCTGCTGGTGGCCGAGATTGAGGAGCTGAGCGCCAACCCGCAGCGGCCGGCCAAAGGCACGGTGATCGAAGCCCACCTGGATCGGGCCCGCGGTCCGGTCGCCACGCTGCTGGTGCAAAACGGGACCCTGCGCGTGGGGGATCCCATCGTTGCCGGTTGGGTGTTTGGCAAGGTCCGCGCCCTAACCGACGACCGCGGCGAGCGTGTTGAGGCGGCCTCGCCGTCTTTTGCCGTTGAGGTGCTGGGCCTGGGCGATGTCCCCTCGGCCGGGGACGAGTTCGAGGCCTTCCGCGACGAGCGAGCGGCGCGCGAGACGGCTGAGGAACGCAGCGAGCAGCAACGCGAGCGCCGGCTGCAGCAAGCCATGTCGCGCCGCGTGACGCTCAGCGGCCTCTCGACCCAGGCCCAACAAGGCGAGCTGAAAGAGCTCAACCTCGTCATCAAAACCGACGTCCAAGGGACAGTGGAAGCCATTTTGGGGGCGCTACAGCAGCTTCCGCAGAAGGAAGTGCAAGTCCGCGTCCTGCTGGCTGCCCCGTGCGAGATCAGCGAAGCCGATATCGATCTGGCCGCCGCGAGCGGGGCGATCGTGGTGGGCTTCAACACCTCGCTGGCAAGCGGTGCCCGCAATACTGCCGACCGGGAAGGCGTCGACATCCGCGAGTACGAGGTCATCTACAAGCTCGTCGACGACATTCAGGGCGCCATGGAGGGCTTGCTCGAGCCCGAGGAGGTCGAGCAGCCGCTGGGCGAAGCCGAGGTGCGAGCGGTGTTCCCGGTAGGCCGCGGCACGGTGGCGGGTTGCTACATCCGCTCGGGCCGCGTTGCGCGCAACCGCAACATCCGCGTGCGCCGCGGGGACGCGGTCATCTACGAGGGGAATCTCGATTCGCTCAAGCGCGTCCAAGACGACGTCAAGGAAGTCAGCGCCGGCTACGAGTGCGGCATTGGCGCGCACAAGTTCAACGACTGGCAGGAAGGCGACACCATCGAAGCCTACGAAATGGTGGTGCAGCGCCGAAGCTTGGCGGATAAAAAGCAGTAG
- a CDS encoding cytochrome C biogenesis protein CcsB — MVSSPPEPQPALTAVARELVRCTANLRLAIGLLLAIAAASISGTLIEQGRSPAFYRRQYPGELPGLDVPVGEAIPLLGLDRVYSAWWFLALLVLLGASLAACTFTRQLPALKAARRWRFYRKPQQFRKLALSDELLGRSLTELEPLLRQRRYQVHRDGDALYARKGLMGRIGPIVVHASMLLILAGAIWGGLAGFTAQQMIPSGETAQVRNIIEAGPLARSQIPQDWALKVNRFWIDYRSSGEIEQFYSDLSAVDAQGQVQKRQTIRVNEPFRYDGVTVYQTDWDIHAVKLRLDDSPVFELPMKPLESADEGQLWGTWVPVEPDLSAGISLLARDLQGTLLVYDTDGQLTSAVRPGMAAEVDGVTLHVRDLIGSTGLQIKADPGVPLVYAGFGLLMVGVVMSYVSHSQVWALQDGDRLYVGGKTNRAQVTFERELLQVLERLQQQPTPAPS; from the coding sequence ATGGTGAGCTCTCCCCCTGAACCGCAGCCAGCGCTGACCGCCGTCGCCCGCGAGCTGGTCCGGTGCACCGCCAACCTGCGCCTAGCCATCGGATTGCTGCTAGCCATTGCGGCAGCCAGCATTAGCGGCACGCTGATCGAGCAAGGGCGATCGCCAGCGTTTTACCGGCGGCAATACCCGGGCGAGCTCCCCGGGCTGGACGTCCCAGTGGGCGAGGCCATCCCCTTGCTGGGGCTGGATCGCGTCTATAGCGCCTGGTGGTTTTTGGCGCTGCTGGTGCTGCTGGGGGCCAGCCTGGCGGCTTGCACCTTCACCCGCCAGCTGCCGGCGCTCAAAGCAGCGCGGCGCTGGCGCTTCTACCGCAAGCCGCAGCAGTTTCGCAAGCTGGCGCTCAGCGACGAGCTGCTCGGCCGGTCCCTAACCGAGCTGGAGCCACTGCTGCGCCAGCGCCGCTACCAGGTGCACCGGGACGGCGATGCCCTCTACGCCCGCAAGGGATTGATGGGGCGCATCGGCCCCATCGTGGTGCATGCCAGCATGCTGCTGATCTTGGCTGGCGCGATTTGGGGAGGCTTGGCCGGGTTCACGGCCCAGCAGATGATCCCCAGCGGTGAGACGGCCCAGGTGCGCAACATCATTGAAGCTGGGCCGCTGGCACGCAGTCAAATTCCGCAGGATTGGGCGCTGAAAGTCAACCGCTTTTGGATCGACTATCGCAGCAGCGGCGAGATCGAGCAGTTCTACTCGGACCTCTCGGCAGTCGACGCGCAGGGCCAGGTGCAAAAGCGCCAAACCATCCGGGTCAACGAGCCCTTCCGCTACGACGGGGTGACCGTCTATCAAACCGATTGGGACATCCACGCCGTCAAGCTACGCCTGGACGACAGTCCGGTGTTCGAGCTCCCCATGAAGCCGCTGGAGTCAGCGGATGAGGGCCAGCTCTGGGGCACCTGGGTCCCGGTCGAGCCCGATCTGAGTGCTGGCATTTCGCTGCTGGCGCGCGACCTGCAAGGCACGCTGCTGGTCTACGACACGGACGGTCAACTCACCAGTGCCGTGCGCCCCGGCATGGCGGCCGAGGTGGATGGGGTGACCCTGCACGTGCGCGACCTCATCGGCAGTACGGGGTTGCAAATCAAAGCCGATCCGGGCGTGCCGCTAGTTTACGCCGGGTTTGGCCTGCTGATGGTGGGCGTGGTCATGAGCTACGTTTCCCACTCCCAGGTGTGGGCGCTGCAGGATGGCGATCGCCTCTACGTGGGCGGCAAAACCAACCGCGCCCAAGTCACCTTCGAGCGCGAGCTCTTGCAGGTGCTCGAGCGGCTGCAGCAGCAACCGACTCCCGCCCCAAGCTAA
- a CDS encoding cytochrome C biogenesis protein → MLETLQLRLYQLQQFADALVSAQLAELNALSVAAIFSAGLLTSLTPCMLSMLPVTVGYIGGYEASGRRQALVQSAWFALGLASTLAALGILAATVGRVYGQIGVGLPVLVSLVAILMGLNLLELVPLRLPSLGANVPIGQDWPHGVRAYALGLTFGLVASPCSTPVLATLLAWVASTQDWVLGGALLFAYTAGYVLPLVVAGTFTATLKRLLALRRWSGWIAPASGALLVGFGAFSLLARVPVGAL, encoded by the coding sequence ATGCTCGAGACGCTCCAGCTGCGGTTGTACCAATTGCAACAGTTTGCCGATGCGCTCGTCTCCGCCCAGCTAGCCGAGCTCAATGCCTTGAGCGTTGCGGCGATCTTTAGTGCCGGCTTGCTCACGAGCCTGACGCCCTGCATGCTGTCCATGCTGCCCGTCACGGTAGGCTACATTGGCGGGTACGAGGCCAGCGGGCGCCGGCAGGCCCTCGTCCAATCGGCCTGGTTCGCGTTGGGGCTGGCAAGCACGCTGGCAGCGCTGGGCATACTGGCTGCCACCGTAGGGCGCGTCTACGGGCAAATTGGCGTGGGCTTGCCCGTTTTGGTGAGCTTGGTGGCCATCCTCATGGGGCTAAACTTGCTCGAGTTGGTTCCGCTGCGCTTGCCATCATTGGGGGCGAACGTGCCCATCGGGCAAGATTGGCCCCATGGTGTGCGCGCGTACGCGCTGGGCCTGACGTTTGGCTTGGTTGCCTCCCCTTGCAGCACGCCCGTGCTGGCGACGCTACTGGCTTGGGTGGCCTCCACTCAAGACTGGGTTTTGGGCGGCGCTTTGCTGTTTGCCTACACCGCCGGCTACGTCTTGCCGCTGGTTGTCGCCGGGACGTTTACCGCCACGCTCAAGCGGTTGCTTGCGTTGCGCCGCTGGTCGGGCTGGATTGCCCCGGCGAGTGGGGCTTTACTCGTTGGGTTTGGGGCGTTTTCGCTACTCGCCCGCGTTCCGGTTGGCGCGCTCTAG